A stretch of Plasmodium chabaudi chabaudi strain AS genome assembly, chromosome: 14 DNA encodes these proteins:
- a CDS encoding sodium/hydrogen exchanger, putative: MPSLKLVKYNKKTKKKSQYFFSYIKKYRNFLLLKLTLLFFLLKNGGNTNEVSHDVVIQSRDVNNSIGFESQNCYGKENSNATEQNEGSKSEKKGVRYYDKIINKFKVAYEEFWYSDFPTKYDIGLTTHNNKNSIHYDALKKNRILDESKYPQKIKVSELKDICNLGMDSFEAAQNGLSSVSDTISEGLVLYCFIFISATMIQFILSKINKLSIPVSVIWFLYGMCTYGIAKNFNMFEENPLHKSIINARNIDASVLYFVLLPILLYEATQDINYYAFKNFIYGGIALAVVGVALQVAILGFLFYYTFMYKQEQSPLSSSFLLASILSSTDPVAVLSILLVVDAPTKISSMFHVESLINDGSSVLLFQFFFYLTIGYKANASQYIILFVKLLFLSPVFGIGMAILTFIWMNMFRKYYYNQCLATITMCYLCYFISEYCFNLSGPLSIVCYGLFINAYGHIALDEIAQRKHKEIVEVLALMGNSSIFIISGIITVGMMENVFKDNLQFLVYIALTYLFLLIARAIMILLFTPFLSRIGYPINWKEILLLIWGGLRGGIVLVLGLRIEAENKINDKLTTELAYYISGSVLLILTIQGLTFECLYKMLNIYPPNPFRIVYLEKVLKMIDYNFSIRKKNLKNYWLFNDTNVLYFSNKIVPELYWRKMNKYGEFDLGLPDIYACLQDISACDISAWERYTESQTAIENLSEQFSKDNMNKVSQAHNKTSPSAINQGTKNNIDGKGKTSRKLGENDNINNDSNALRDDTNILEDSSDEKLHKKNNEKKNEVDELKSTKNNYLYIEDDDNSDEYSYTNKGEINGIKNHYGNAGSDKGLRNNIDYNIWVNKDRTDNKKGKRSSSMKHKVGDFMARRKKSYTNIYKNEMRINVIRNNYNSNDEDDNNFNIQNNSLSLNNIYSNSNDNSEIDSVITDNVIVHKKMKNLNVFNYDKISIKTYDRLINKMNYREFKRIRDNRDNFTVIENIVDNKDNKEDKFDPKYNLRLIEHATDVPKTLSDNYLVIKNTYNINEQNNDSKNPESGDKQKKKNNILSINNDSHKKESDSKNESTNENESNCLEEGKKTQMDCSKGNISNDDINKKKENILTDIKDLGILPSINNDSTINLRNLQKGENELIMNDDFVIKIQKDPLNDEGKVDLTEINSRKNINLEKDQIEKCNIGEKSDNYNDTNNIRLNNCDEGGDDNVTNKPKVENKNNENQNDEYLTYQNLFTLDNNGKRISSFFNTNYRKDSYIMYHKKRPFGIKISTKDTNEKRVSITNSDVDSRGDKYGNNKPRYSVSASIFNLLRCKPRRKRRDYTKEKGNLNGKDIEENRQNMEDYDNTNNNEDNNIEDNFMEIRYDTDQTINFEYVKDRYQKNNSAFYRFLRRPKIKIQNKQFDEIRRSRSHENYRKNKDKYGKTKGGVFNSSYRKQIIRKEREGELYIMIFNTCKELYKKLYVNGFISGECLLTLNSILDLSADFALKKVKMNPIKAWAEAFNRNNNNKNKKKGKYLDHRNGFEYEFTVLLSKLKFNKKGGFFCSPKVLNIFLVYEHCMNDLQIILAYVDVHQCTLDKGGITMKLLLGKNLLKSYYRNIKLAKALIPLLVNKYKDVVKYCLIKIGADMLMHLKKMIVNEQVANGLLLTQDNEKLNYIFDEQKVKINRYRPYLHYIFKRNLFKLFVN, from the exons ATGCCCAGTTTAAAGTTggttaaatataataaaaaaactaaaaaaaaaagtcaatatttttttagttatatcaaaaaatacagaaatttcctattattaaaattaactttattattttttttattaaaaaatggaggAAATACAAATGAAGTAAGCCACGATGTTGTAATACAATCAAGGGATGTAAACAATAGTATTGGTTTTGAATCACAAAATTGTTATGGGAAGGAAAATTCTAATGCCACCGAACAAAATGAAGGTAGCAAATCCGAAAAGAAGGGTGTAAGgtattatgataaaattattaataaatttaaagtAGCATATGAAGAATTCTGGTATTCCGATTTTCCcacaaaatatgatattgGTTTAACAactcataataataaaaattcaataCATTATGATGCGTTAAAAAAGAATCGAATTTTAGACGAAAGCAAATAtccacaaaaaataaaagtaagtgaattaaaagatatatGTAATCTTGGGATGGATAGTTTTGAAGCAGCCCAAAATGGATTATCATCAGTATCTGATACAATATCAGAAGGTTTAGTactttattgttttatatttatatctgcTACAATGatacaatttattttatcaaaaataaataagttaAGTATTCCAGTATCTGTGATATGGTTTTTGTACGGAATGTGCACATATGGAATAgctaaaaattttaacatGTTTGAAGAAAACCCTTTACACAAATCTATAATTAATGCAAGGAATATTGATGCATccgttttatattttgtattattacctatattattatatgaagcTACTCAagatattaattattatgcttttaaaaattttatatatggaGGTATAGCACTAGCTGTGGTCGGTGTAGCATTGCAAGTAGCCATATTAggttttttgttttattacaCATTTATGTATAAGCAAGAGCAATCGCCATTATCCAGTAGTTTTTTGTTAGCTTCTATATTATCATCTACCGATCCTGTTGCagttttatcaattttattagtaGTTGATGCGCCTACAAAAATAAGTTCGATGTTTCATGTAGAATCACTGATAAATGATGGTAGTTCGGTGTTattatttcaattttttttttatttaacaatTGGATATAAGGCGAACGCATCtcaatatattattctttttgtaaagttactatttttaagtCCCGTATTTGGTATTGGCATGGCAATATTAACATTTATATGGATGAATATgtttagaaaatattattataatcaaTGCTTGGCTACAATAACGATGTGCtatttatgttattttatttctgaATATTGCTTTAATTTATCTGGGCCATTATCTATAGTGTGTTAtggattatttattaatgctTATGGGCATATAGCTTTAGATGAAATAGCACAAAGAAAACATAAAGAAATTGTTGAAGTATTAGCACTTATGGGTAATTcaagtatttttattatatcagGAATAATAACTGTTGGAATGATGgaaaatgtatttaaagataatttacaatttttagtATACATCGcattaacatatttatttttattaattgcTAGAGcaataatgatattattatttacaccGTTTTTATCAAGAATTGGTTATCCAATAAATTggaaagaaatattattattaatatgggGTGGTTTAAGAGGTGGTATAGTTTTAGTTTTAGGTTTACGTATAGAAGCTGAAAACAAGATAAATGACAAATTAACAACCGAATTAGCTTATTACATTAGTGGAAgtgtattattaatattaaccATACAAGGTTTAACATTtgaatgtttatataaaatgttaaatatttatcccCCCAATCCATTTCGAATTGTATATTTAGAAAaggttttaaaaatgattgattataatttttctattagaaaaaaaaatttgaaaaattattggctttttaatgatacaaatgtattatatttttcaaataaaatagttcCTGAATTATATTGgagaaaaatgaataaatatggaGAGTTTGATTTAGGGTTACCagatatatatgcatgtttACAAGATATCAGCGCGTGTGATATTTCGGCGTGGGAGCGTTACACTGAGTCTCAAACAGCAATAGAAAATTTGAGCGAACAATTTTCTAAggataatatgaataaagtAAGCCAGGCTCATAACAAAACGTCGCCTAGCGCAATAAATCAAGGGACaaagaataatatagaTGGTAAAGGGAAAACGAGTCGCAAATTGggagaaaatgataatattaataacgATTCTAATGCTTTAAGAGATGATACGAACATTTTGGAAGATAGTTCAGATGAAAAacttcataaaaaaaataatgaaaagaaaaacgaagttgatgaattaaaaagtacgaaaaataattatttatatattgaaGATGATGATAATAGTGATGAATATagttatacaaataaaggagaaataaatggaataaaaaatcattatGGTAATGCTGGTAGTGATAAAGGACTTCGTAACAATATTGATTACAATATTTGGGTTAATAAGGATAGAactgataataaaaaaggaaaaagaaGCTCAAGTATGAAACACAAAGTAGGGGATTTTATGGctagaagaaaaaaaagttatactaatatatataaaaacgaAATGAGAATAAATGTGATTCGAAACAATTATAACAGTAATGACGAAGACgacaataattttaatatacaaaataattctttatcattaaataatatatattcaaattcAAATGACAATTCAGAAATCGATTCAGTAATTACTGATAACGTTATagtacataaaaaaatgaaaaacttAAACGTATTcaattatgataaaatttcaATAAAAACGTATGACcgattaataaataaaatgaattatagagaatttaaaagaattcGCGATAACAGGGATAATTTTACTGTTATCGAGAATATCGTAGATAATAAGGATAATAAAGAGGATAAATTTGATCCTAAATATAACCTAAGATTAATTGAGCATGCTACAGATGTACCCAAAACTTTGAGTGATAACTATcttgttataaaaaatacatacaacataaatgaacaaaataatgacTCAAAAAATCCTGAAAGTGGtgataaacaaaaaaagaaaaataatatcctTAGCATTAATAATGATAGCCATAAGAAGGAAAGCGATAGTAAAAATGAATCCACAAATGAGAACGAATCAAATTGTCTCGaagaaggaaaaaaaaccCAAATGGATTGTTCCAAGGGAAATATAAGCaatgatgatataaataagaaaaaagaaaatatattaactgATATTAAGGACCTTGGTATTTTACcaagtataaataatgatagtactataaatttaagaaatttacaaaaaggtgaaaatgaattaataatgaatgatgattttgttataaaaattcaaaaggATCCTTTGAATGATGAAGGAAAAGTTGATTTAACAGAAATAAACtcaagaaaaaatataaatcttGAAAAGGATCAAATTGAAAAATGCAACATAGGTGAGAAATCGGATAACTATAATGATACTAATAATATCCGATTAAATAATTGCGATGAGGGCGGTGATGATAATGTTACAAATAAACCTAAAGTAGAAAATAAGAACAATGAAAATcaaaatgatgaatatttaacgtatcaaaatttatttacctTGGATAATAATGGTAAAAGAATAtcgtctttttttaatactaaTTATCGTAAAGATAGTTATATAAtgtatcataaaaaaagacCTTTTGGAATTAAGATTTCTACAAAGGACACAAATGAGAAAAGGGTATCAATAACTAATAGTGATGTAGATAGTCGAGGTGATAAATATGGTAATAACAAACCTAGGTATTCAGTAAGCGCtagtatatttaatttattaaggTGCAAACCAAGAAGAAAACGACGTGATTATACTAAAGAAAAAGGTAATTTAAATGGAAAAGatattgaagaaaataGACAAAATATGGAGGATTatgataatacaaataataacgaagataataatatcgAAGATAATTTCATGGAAATTCGATATGATACAGACCAAacaataaattttgaatatgTTAAAGATAGGtatcaaaaaaacaatagtGCATTTTATCGATTTTTACGAAGaccaaaaataaaaattcaaaataagCAATTTGATGAAATAAGAAGATCAAGAAGCCACGAAAATtatcgaaaaaataaagataaatatGGTAAAACAAAAGGTGGTGTATTTAATTCTTCTTATAGAAAACAAATCATTAGAAAAGAAAGAGAAGgagaattatatattatgatattTAATACGTGTAAAGAATTGTACAAGAAATTGTACGTAAATGGATTTATATCTGGTGAATGTTTATTAACACTAAATTCAATTTTAGACTTATCTGCTGATTTcgctttaaaaaaagtcaAGATGAATCCAATAAAAGCATGGGCAGAAGCTTTTAATagaaataacaataataaaaataaaaaaaaaggaaaatatcTTGATCATAGAAATGGCTTTGAATACGAATTTActgtattattatcaaaattaaaatttaacaaaaaaggTGGTTTTTTCTGTTCACCTAaagtattaaatatatttcttgtTTATGAACATTGTATGAATGATTTACAAATTATATTGGCATATGTTGATGTTCATCAATGTACATTAGATAAAGGAGGAATAACCatgaaattattattaggaaagaatttattaaaaagttattaCAGAAACATAAAGCTTGCAAAAGCCCTTATCCCTCTTCTTGTTAATAAGTATAAAGACGTGGTTAAGTATTgccttataaaaataggaGCAGATATGCTCATGCACTTGAAGAAAATG ATTGTTAATGAGCAAGTGGCTAATGGATTATTGTTAACGCAAGATAATGAGAAATTAAATTACATTTTTGATGAacaaaaagtaaaaataaatagatACAGACCGTATctacattatatttttaaaaggaACTTATTTAAGTTGTTTGTTAACTAA